One genomic region from Buchnera aphidicola (Melanaphis sacchari) encodes:
- a CDS encoding phosphoadenylyl-sulfate reductase codes for MFNYKNINLFNNQKKRKILLELNELMSTFSAKKRISWSLRNLPTVHVMSSSFGIQSIVLLHLMITEKSDIPIILIDTGYLFPQTYQFIDMLTRKWHLNIKIFRSKISPAWQEARYGKLWEKGIEGIDFYNTLNKVKPMNVALKKLSVNTWFSGLRHEQSKSRSLLPYVSINRGIFKILPILDWSNHKINTYLKDNNLDYHPLFQEGYVSIGDVHTTKKYKKGMLEEETRFFGLKRECGLHNN; via the coding sequence ATGTTTAACTATAAAAATATAAATTTATTTAATAATCAAAAAAAAAGAAAAATTTTACTTGAATTAAATGAATTAATGTCTACTTTTTCTGCGAAAAAACGTATATCTTGGTCATTAAGGAATTTGCCAACTGTGCATGTGATGTCATCTAGCTTTGGAATTCAATCGATAGTTTTATTACATCTCATGATTACAGAAAAATCGGATATTCCTATCATATTAATTGATACTGGATATTTATTTCCTCAGACTTATCAGTTTATTGATATGCTTACGAGAAAGTGGCATTTGAATATAAAAATTTTTCGATCTAAAATATCTCCAGCATGGCAAGAAGCTCGATATGGAAAATTATGGGAAAAAGGAATTGAAGGAATTGATTTTTATAATACTTTAAATAAAGTAAAACCTATGAACGTAGCTTTAAAAAAATTGTCAGTTAATACTTGGTTTTCTGGATTACGCCATGAACAGTCTAAGAGTCGGAGTTTATTGCCTTATGTTTCAATTAATAGAGGAATTTTTAAAATTCTTCCCATATTAGATTGGTCGAATCATAAGATAAATACATATTTAAAAGATAATAATTTAGACTATCATCCTTTATTTCAAGAAGGTTATGTTTCTATAGGAGATGTTCATACTACCAAAAAGTATAAAAAAGGAATGCTAGAAGAAGAAACTCGTTTTTTTGGATTAAAGCGTGAATGTGGTTTGCATAATAATTAA